The following are encoded together in the Thunnus maccoyii chromosome 18, fThuMac1.1, whole genome shotgun sequence genome:
- the LOC121884395 gene encoding probable ATP-dependent RNA helicase DDX5 isoform X1: MPGYADRDRGRDRDRDRDRGYGGGPPRFGGNRGGSGGGGGGKFGNPGDRLRKKHWNLDELPKFEKNFYQQHPDVARRGLQEVEQYRRSKTITVKGRDCPNPIQKFHEASFPSYVMDVINKQNWSEPTPIQAQGWPLALSGNDMVGIAQTGSGKTLSYLLPAIVHINHQPFLERGDGPICLVLAPTRELAQQVQQVAAEYGRASRLKSTCIYGGAPKGPQIRDLERGVEICIATPGRLIDFLEAGKTNLRRCTYLVLDEADRMLDMGFEPQIRKIVDQIRPDRQTLMWSATWPKEVRQLAEDFLKDYVQINVGALQLSANHNILQIVDVCSDGEKENKLIRLLEEIMSEKENKTIIFVETKRRCDDLTRRMRRDGWPAMGIHGDKSQQERDWVLNEFKYGKAPILIATDVASRGLDVEDVKFVINFDYPNNSEDYIHRIGRTARSQKTGTAYTFFTPNNVRQASDLISVLREANQAINPKLLQMAEVRGGRSRGGRGGDYRDDRRDRYSSGRRDFGSFRDRDSGRGFDNGPNKAFGTNSQNGGYGGNNSGSNGFSGGSYNGNGQSNFNSQTGSFGGQNNFQPPQFAPGKGGAQNGASHPPFPFPQAQAPQHPPPPLVPYPMPPQFTQ; encoded by the exons ATGCCAGGATATGCCGACAGAGATCGTGGCAGAGACCGGgacagagatagagacagagg CTATGGCGGCGGTCCTCCTCGCTTTGGTGGCAACCGTGGTGGtagcggcggcggcggcggaggGAAGTTCGGTAATCCCGGCGATCGGCTGCGGAAGAAGCACTGGAACCTGGACGAGCTCCCTAAATTTGAGAAGAACTTTTATCAGCAGCATCCCGATGTTGCCCGGAGGGGTCTG CAAGAAGTTGAACAGTACAGGAGGTCCAAAACAATTACGGTGAAGGGGAGAGATTGCCCAAATCCAATCCAAAAGTTCCACGAGGCCAGCTTTCCCT CCTATGTGATGGATGTAATCAACAAACAGAACTGGAGTGAACCAACACCCATCCAGGCTCAGGGCTGGCCTCTGGCTCTTAGCGGCAATGATATGGTCGGCATTGCACAGACTGGCTCTGGCAAGACGCTTTCT TATCTGTTGCCTGCAATCGTTCACATCAACCACCAGCCTTTCCTGGAACGTGGAGATGGTCCTATT TGCTTGGTGCTGGCCCCGACCCGTGAGCTGGCACAGCAGGTGCAACAGGTGGCCGCAGAATATGGCAGAGCTTCTCGCCTCAAGTCCACCTGTATCTACGGAGGAGCACCTAAGGGACCCCAGATCCGTGACCTTGAAAGAG GTGTGGAGATCTGCATCGCCACCCCAGGCAGGCTCATTGACTTCCTTGAAGCAGGAAAGACAAACCTGCGTCGTTGCACTTATCTTGTGCTGGATGAGGCTGACAGAATGCTGGACATGGGCTTTGAACCACAGATCCGGAAAATTGTCGACCAAATCAGA CCTGACCGTCAGACTCTGATGTGGAGTGCCACTTGGCCCAAAGAGGTTCGCCAGCTGGCGGAGGATTTCCTGAAGGACTATGTGCAGATCAATGTTGGTGCTCTGCAGCTCAGTGCCAACCACAACATCCTACAGATAGTGGATGTCTGCAGTGATGGAGAAAAGGAGAACAA ACTCATCCGTCTGCTTGAGGAAATCATGAGTGAGAAGGAAAACAAGACCATCATCTTTGTTGAGACAAAGAGGCGGTGTGATGACCTTACCAGGAGGATGAGAAGGGACGG GTGGCCAGCTATGGGAATCCATGGAGATAAAAGCCAGCAGGAAAGAGACTGGGTTCTCAATG aGTTCAAATATGGAAAGGCTCCGATTCTCATTGCTACAGATGTTGCCTCCAGGGGTCTAG ATGTTGAAGACGTGAAATTTGTCATCAACTTTGACTACCCCAACAACTCTGAGGACTATATCCACCGCATTGGCAGAACAGCACGTAGCCAAAAGACAGGCACAGCCTATACCTTCTTCACTCCGAACAACGTGAGGCAGGCCAGTGACCTCATCTCTGTGCTCCGCGAGGCCAACCAGGCAATCAACCCCAAGCTCCTCCAAATGGCGGAAGTCAGAGGAG GGCGTTCAAGGGGCGGCAGAGGTGGTGACTACAGAGATGACCGCCGGGATAGGTATTCCTCTGGAAGGCGTGATTTTGGCAGTTTTAGGGACCGGGATAGTGGTAGAGGTTTTGACAACGGACCAAATAAAGCCTTTGGCACAAATTCACAGAATGGAGGCTATGGGGGCAATAACAGCGGCTCCAATGGTTTCAGCGGAGGCAGCTACAACGGTAACGGACAGTCCAACTTTAACAGCCAAACAGGATCCTTCGGAGGCCAGAACAACTTCCAGCCCCCACAGTTCGCCCCTGGTAAGGGTGGCGCACAGAACGGTGCAAGTCATCCCCCTTTCCCCTTCCCCCAGGCACAGGCTCCGCAGCATCCTCCCCCACCGCTGGTGCCGTACCCCATGCCTCCTCAGTTCACTcagtaa
- the LOC121884395 gene encoding probable ATP-dependent RNA helicase DDX5 isoform X2 translates to MPGYADRDRGRDRDRDRDRGYGGGPPRFGGNRGGSGGGGGGKFGNPGDRLRKKHWNLDELPKFEKNFYQQHPDVARRGLQEVEQYRRSKTITVKGRDCPNPIQKFHEASFPSYVMDVINKQNWSEPTPIQAQGWPLALSGNDMVGIAQTGSGKTLSYLLPAIVHINHQPFLERGDGPICLVLAPTRELAQQVQQVAAEYGRASRLKSTCIYGGAPKGPQIRDLERGVEICIATPGRLIDFLEAGKTNLRRCTYLVLDEADRMLDMGFEPQIRKIVDQIRPDRQTLMWSATWPKEVRQLAEDFLKDYVQINVGALQLSANHNILQIVDVCSDGEKENKLIRLLEEIMSEKENKTIIFVETKRRCDDLTRRMRRDGWPAMGIHGDKSQQERDWVLNEFKYGKAPILIATDVASRGLDVEDVKFVINFDYPNNSEDYIHRIGRTARSQKTGTAYTFFTPNNVRQASDLISVLREANQAINPKLLQMAEVRGGKSNWAFKGRQRW, encoded by the exons ATGCCAGGATATGCCGACAGAGATCGTGGCAGAGACCGGgacagagatagagacagagg CTATGGCGGCGGTCCTCCTCGCTTTGGTGGCAACCGTGGTGGtagcggcggcggcggcggaggGAAGTTCGGTAATCCCGGCGATCGGCTGCGGAAGAAGCACTGGAACCTGGACGAGCTCCCTAAATTTGAGAAGAACTTTTATCAGCAGCATCCCGATGTTGCCCGGAGGGGTCTG CAAGAAGTTGAACAGTACAGGAGGTCCAAAACAATTACGGTGAAGGGGAGAGATTGCCCAAATCCAATCCAAAAGTTCCACGAGGCCAGCTTTCCCT CCTATGTGATGGATGTAATCAACAAACAGAACTGGAGTGAACCAACACCCATCCAGGCTCAGGGCTGGCCTCTGGCTCTTAGCGGCAATGATATGGTCGGCATTGCACAGACTGGCTCTGGCAAGACGCTTTCT TATCTGTTGCCTGCAATCGTTCACATCAACCACCAGCCTTTCCTGGAACGTGGAGATGGTCCTATT TGCTTGGTGCTGGCCCCGACCCGTGAGCTGGCACAGCAGGTGCAACAGGTGGCCGCAGAATATGGCAGAGCTTCTCGCCTCAAGTCCACCTGTATCTACGGAGGAGCACCTAAGGGACCCCAGATCCGTGACCTTGAAAGAG GTGTGGAGATCTGCATCGCCACCCCAGGCAGGCTCATTGACTTCCTTGAAGCAGGAAAGACAAACCTGCGTCGTTGCACTTATCTTGTGCTGGATGAGGCTGACAGAATGCTGGACATGGGCTTTGAACCACAGATCCGGAAAATTGTCGACCAAATCAGA CCTGACCGTCAGACTCTGATGTGGAGTGCCACTTGGCCCAAAGAGGTTCGCCAGCTGGCGGAGGATTTCCTGAAGGACTATGTGCAGATCAATGTTGGTGCTCTGCAGCTCAGTGCCAACCACAACATCCTACAGATAGTGGATGTCTGCAGTGATGGAGAAAAGGAGAACAA ACTCATCCGTCTGCTTGAGGAAATCATGAGTGAGAAGGAAAACAAGACCATCATCTTTGTTGAGACAAAGAGGCGGTGTGATGACCTTACCAGGAGGATGAGAAGGGACGG GTGGCCAGCTATGGGAATCCATGGAGATAAAAGCCAGCAGGAAAGAGACTGGGTTCTCAATG aGTTCAAATATGGAAAGGCTCCGATTCTCATTGCTACAGATGTTGCCTCCAGGGGTCTAG ATGTTGAAGACGTGAAATTTGTCATCAACTTTGACTACCCCAACAACTCTGAGGACTATATCCACCGCATTGGCAGAACAGCACGTAGCCAAAAGACAGGCACAGCCTATACCTTCTTCACTCCGAACAACGTGAGGCAGGCCAGTGACCTCATCTCTGTGCTCCGCGAGGCCAACCAGGCAATCAACCCCAAGCTCCTCCAAATGGCGGAAGTCAGAGGAGGTAAATCTAATTG GGCGTTCAAGGGGCGGCAGAGGTGGTGA